A single Corticium candelabrum chromosome 12, ooCorCand1.1, whole genome shotgun sequence DNA region contains:
- the LOC134187883 gene encoding uncharacterized protein LOC134187883 isoform X1, producing MAETPVPPLRSRSLSGQPSNDIFSPPPLPIRLHQSSQATGDGTDRLQTPRTSSSLPRRSRFPYLENESPQRRCRSLTPPSRPVQLDGKKQSPLLDVVSRKQSRSAGTIPQLVSSGTPFDFPEENAHGVGLGEPSEIHPTYCHVYDSVALLIDIPASSGLCLCEDRCMVAFYGETSGRSDVVSGKRRNHNYGIRTTSPVWYEQERIFVTAMTLAGHTLGYALFDVIDPYVISQAKPLPSICTAVYVESFRDSLFVRDVLEMLQASSSPSSSSPLFYCLMMFGEESIGKATELFDRVIAFGMENGLPNGVSLFYMFCNLTNLRSVLNISRYSRGSVQRLLNTIRMQSKHQEVIEQLEKLISKVEGRAIVPDLPPRQKVDRSHIRQCDVQSQRVDADSVYDAVFDTFSAESESLSGEKNQGSRNMHPNVSHPIMRRSLSATHLRPNSEKKADNNPFIVASSSEMRPQVYSSERYKLMAESGKQQTRAKSVSNNDLYTISHEGKPNTDDDDSETGYVTMSPILPEARMHQQDSATYQRHKDFYRATDKLSSPTNIRLINEPYTSRPHHHGFTIPLLTPISSNPFTKRRTLMRTVTSGLIRNRANGRRQETTDAFHKLGVFLVCCYSQVCVSSHSCVAH from the exons ATGGCAGAAACTCCTGTTCCTCCTCTTCGCTCTCGAAGCCTTAGCGGCCAACCTTCCAACGACATCTTCTCACCTCCTCCTCTGCCCATTCGACTTCACCAGTCGTCACAAGCAACAGGAGACGGAACGGATCGCTTGCAGACTCCCAGGACGAGCTCAAGCTTGCCGCGTCGAAGTCGCTTTCCGTACCTAGAAAACGAATCGCCGCAGCGCAGATGCAGGTCGCTAACTCCGCCGAGCAGGCCAGTACAACTAGACGGTAAGAAACAGAGCCCTCTGTTGGACGTGGTATCTAGAAAGCAGAGCCGGTCCGCTGGCACCATACCTCAGCTGGTATCTAGTGGCACGCCATTCGACTTTCCTGAAG AAAATGCACACGGAGTCGGACTGGGAGAGCCAAGTGAAATTCATCCCACCTACTGCCATGTTTAC GATTCTGTTGCTTTGCTCATCGACATTCCTGCTTCCAGCGGTCTCTGCCTTTGTGAAGATAGATGTATGGTTGCTTTCTACGGCGAAACGAGCGGAAGAAGCGACGTAGTGAGTGGGAAAAGACGAAATCACAATTATGGAATTCGAACTACAAGCCCTG tgtGGTACGAGCAAGAAAGAATCTTTGTCACTGCTATGACGCTAGCTGGACACACATTGGGTTATGCCTTGTTTGACGTCATTGATCCTTACGTCATATCCCAGGCAAAACCGTTGCCGTCAATTTGTACTGCTGTCTACGTGGAGAGCTTTCGAGATTCACTGTTTGTGAGAGACGTTCTGGAAATGCTTCAAGCGTCGTCATCTCCATCATCGTCGTCACCATTGTTCTACTGCCTGATGATGTTTGGTGAAGAATCAATTGGAAAAGCGACTG AACTCTTCGATCGAGTTATTGCATTTGGTATGGAAAACGGACTGCCCAACGGAGTGTCATTGTTCTACATGTTCTGCAATCTCACCAATCTACGGAGTGTCTTAAATATTTCGCGATACAGTAGGGGATCCGTGCAGCGATTACTCAATACCATACGCATGCAGTCCAAACACCAAGAAGTCATTGAACAACTAGAGAAGCTCATTAGCAAG GTTGAAGGCAGAGCCATCGTACCTGATCTGCCACCTCGACAGAAGGTTGATCGCTCTCATATTAGACAATGTGACGTTCAGTCGCAGAGAGTTGATGCTGATTCGGTGTATGATGCCGTTTTTGACACATTTTCAGCAGAGTCTGAATCCCTAAGTG GAGAAAAAAATCAAGGATCTAGGAACATGCATCCAAACGTCAGTCATCCT ATCATGAGAAGGAGTTTATCTGCTACTCATTTACGTCCCAACTCTGAG AAGAAAGCGGACAACAACCCATTCATAGTAG CAAGTAGCAGTGAAATGAGACCCCAAGTTTACAGTAGCGAAA GATACAAACTGATGGCAGAATCgggaaaacagcaaacaagagcGAAATCAGTGTCAAACAATGATCTCTACACAAT CTCGCACGAAGGAAAACCGAACACAGACGACGATGATAGCGAAACGGGTTATGTTACAATGTCTCCCATCTTACCAGAGGCCCGGATGCACCAACAGGACAGCGCCACATATCAAAG GCACAAAGATTTCTACAGAGCCACTGACAAACTCTCCAGTCCGACAAATATTCGACTAATAAACGAGCCTTATACGTCACGCCCACATCATCATG GTTTTACGATCCCACTCCTGACACCGATTTCTTCGAATCCATTTACGAAACGCCGGACATTGATGAGAACGGTTACATCCGGATTAATCCGAAATCGAGCGAATGGTAGAAGACAAGAAACAACAGATGCTTTTCACAAACTTGGtgtattcctggtctgttgctATAGTCAGGTGTGCGTATCTAGCCATAGTTGTGTAGCTCACTGA
- the LOC134187883 gene encoding uncharacterized protein LOC134187883 isoform X2, whose amino-acid sequence MAETPVPPLRSRSLSGQPSNDIFSPPPLPIRLHQSSQATGDGTDRLQTPRTSSSLPRRSRFPYLENESPQRRCRSLTPPSRPVQLDGKKQSPLLDVVSRKQSRSAGTIPQLVSSGTPFDFPEENAHGVGLGEPSEIHPTYCHVYDSVALLIDIPASSGLCLCEDRCMVAFYGETSGRSDVVSGKRRNHNYGIRTTSPVWYEQERIFVTAMTLAGHTLGYALFDVIDPYVISQAKPLPSICTAVYVESFRDSLFVRDVLEMLQASSSPSSSSPLFYCLMMFGEESIGKATELFDRVIAFGMENGLPNGVSLFYMFCNLTNLRSVLNISRYSRGSVQRLLNTIRMQSKHQEVIEQLEKLISKVEGRAIVPDLPPRQKVDRSHIRQCDVQSQRVDADSVYDAVFDTFSAESESLSGEKNQGSRNMHPNVSHPIMRRSLSATHLRPNSEKKADNNPFIVASSSEMRPQVYSSERYKLMAESGKQQTRAKSVSNNDLYTISHEGKPNTDDDDSETGYVTMSPILPEARMHQQDSATYQRHKDFYRATDKLSSPTNIRLINEPYTSRPHHHGTSGSPRNEKFYDPTPDTDFFESIYETPDIDENGYIRINPKSSEW is encoded by the exons ATGGCAGAAACTCCTGTTCCTCCTCTTCGCTCTCGAAGCCTTAGCGGCCAACCTTCCAACGACATCTTCTCACCTCCTCCTCTGCCCATTCGACTTCACCAGTCGTCACAAGCAACAGGAGACGGAACGGATCGCTTGCAGACTCCCAGGACGAGCTCAAGCTTGCCGCGTCGAAGTCGCTTTCCGTACCTAGAAAACGAATCGCCGCAGCGCAGATGCAGGTCGCTAACTCCGCCGAGCAGGCCAGTACAACTAGACGGTAAGAAACAGAGCCCTCTGTTGGACGTGGTATCTAGAAAGCAGAGCCGGTCCGCTGGCACCATACCTCAGCTGGTATCTAGTGGCACGCCATTCGACTTTCCTGAAG AAAATGCACACGGAGTCGGACTGGGAGAGCCAAGTGAAATTCATCCCACCTACTGCCATGTTTAC GATTCTGTTGCTTTGCTCATCGACATTCCTGCTTCCAGCGGTCTCTGCCTTTGTGAAGATAGATGTATGGTTGCTTTCTACGGCGAAACGAGCGGAAGAAGCGACGTAGTGAGTGGGAAAAGACGAAATCACAATTATGGAATTCGAACTACAAGCCCTG tgtGGTACGAGCAAGAAAGAATCTTTGTCACTGCTATGACGCTAGCTGGACACACATTGGGTTATGCCTTGTTTGACGTCATTGATCCTTACGTCATATCCCAGGCAAAACCGTTGCCGTCAATTTGTACTGCTGTCTACGTGGAGAGCTTTCGAGATTCACTGTTTGTGAGAGACGTTCTGGAAATGCTTCAAGCGTCGTCATCTCCATCATCGTCGTCACCATTGTTCTACTGCCTGATGATGTTTGGTGAAGAATCAATTGGAAAAGCGACTG AACTCTTCGATCGAGTTATTGCATTTGGTATGGAAAACGGACTGCCCAACGGAGTGTCATTGTTCTACATGTTCTGCAATCTCACCAATCTACGGAGTGTCTTAAATATTTCGCGATACAGTAGGGGATCCGTGCAGCGATTACTCAATACCATACGCATGCAGTCCAAACACCAAGAAGTCATTGAACAACTAGAGAAGCTCATTAGCAAG GTTGAAGGCAGAGCCATCGTACCTGATCTGCCACCTCGACAGAAGGTTGATCGCTCTCATATTAGACAATGTGACGTTCAGTCGCAGAGAGTTGATGCTGATTCGGTGTATGATGCCGTTTTTGACACATTTTCAGCAGAGTCTGAATCCCTAAGTG GAGAAAAAAATCAAGGATCTAGGAACATGCATCCAAACGTCAGTCATCCT ATCATGAGAAGGAGTTTATCTGCTACTCATTTACGTCCCAACTCTGAG AAGAAAGCGGACAACAACCCATTCATAGTAG CAAGTAGCAGTGAAATGAGACCCCAAGTTTACAGTAGCGAAA GATACAAACTGATGGCAGAATCgggaaaacagcaaacaagagcGAAATCAGTGTCAAACAATGATCTCTACACAAT CTCGCACGAAGGAAAACCGAACACAGACGACGATGATAGCGAAACGGGTTATGTTACAATGTCTCCCATCTTACCAGAGGCCCGGATGCACCAACAGGACAGCGCCACATATCAAAG GCACAAAGATTTCTACAGAGCCACTGACAAACTCTCCAGTCCGACAAATATTCGACTAATAAACGAGCCTTATACGTCACGCCCACATCATCATGGTACGAGCGGATCCCCACGAAACGAAAA GTTTTACGATCCCACTCCTGACACCGATTTCTTCGAATCCATTTACGAAACGCCGGACATTGATGAGAACGGTTACATCCGGATTAATCCGAAATCGAGCGAATGGTAG
- the LOC134187648 gene encoding uncharacterized protein LOC134187648, whose amino-acid sequence MAEKIISVAFLLVNCPGTVNVTVFSCKSSSHQVSDSFSSSSSYNTWTSLETWNNSWPSPRYGARAEAIKIVHNGFTDDAVVLTGGQYSRHAHRTWIYNVHHNSWRPSFSDNVPRHNCLSAKQNYTMISLCKEIVMIYCLNGQAWLFEIGSYSWRQVQFVEDSLEPLPRRSHSAVAVRDSSGRCKCQESMLVFGGIVSTTSNSKEKTILGDLWELQCVEEGVLYRWTERVANKGQTKCETWPQPRYDHLAISAFENTMMYIYGGENDDSSQGESLRNLLAYNVTSNFWNEISSSLQDQYKIHSGLTGVFVDNPEAMLVFCCQQPIIAYNLIQEYWFEILQITFNEKLPHILSPAVAVFGSAIAIFGGRAGSLAMPTDDVWYLRLISNRTACWFLMTKPVLTPLWGRKNIVADIASNGELIAAFGGVTGGHFSTFLGLNDMWVLNVTTMRWSSCFQFPTKMAPVGAKGVVLSESIFIVFGGCYYTCWCSTFGNTTKIPECSNTTFAYFLKFDEWRSYKPENATVAPIGRRYHTLVKRNELEMILFGGTIYGHGYRRFSLADLWRLNVNSNGTLFTWTAVRPLWRSGGLPLPVFGHAATVFDSRMFVYGGSVNRTDHNNKIACNRTFWEYKFGDNIWKDVTVVGVRTPGNRCYHFMATYGRHIILTAGCSSVTAASKIETNAGEYVFPRGDGGYCEFVTEDMKGVWAFSVDNGKWMKLSDQTLPRNQELYPSFIIRKGTLIALGGSVKKNPGLENIPPAGGFSFMRLGCPKGHFSRDFPSSPCQACSIGTFSEISSSPNCTPCPLGLTTDSVGKREISECSVCVDHHCGYGSCRGVLPGPQAYCECNFGFTKNDKGQCAMATYYIAGSSAIAGVAVILLMVVAVVRLCSAQREQKRNIERKEQELDDLTNAWVVDPFELVMHDRIDQDSPGGFGEVYRAEYREMTVAVKRLQELQRIERNELEFEREIEVMRSIRHRNIVMFIGRGTFRDDGSQFLVIEYMPRGSLHSMLRNFDYIIETTSKLSFALDVARGMEFLHNLKPPRIHRDLKSGNCLVSNRYVVKVADFGSARLVKTERCLQTAVRGCGPLSLSQPLLEPEYELTTAIGTRQWTAPEVFRGDDYGTPVDVYSFGIVLWEIWSRKVPYNEDSVVSIIDFKDSVIAGRRPIINKVWPKGQISLMKQCWEAEPTARPTFSEVVSILESEKDLCVY is encoded by the exons ATGGCCGAAAAAATAATTTCTGTAGCTTTCTTACTTGTCAATTGCCCAGGGACGGTCAATGTTACCGTATTCTCTTGTAAATCCTCTTCTCATCAGGTGTCGGACTCATTTTCTTCATCATCGTCCTACAACACGTGGACTTCGCTTGAAACTTGGAACAACAGCTGGCCTTCTCCCAGATACGGAGCGAGAGCGGAGGCGATAAAAATTGTTCACAACGGGTTTACAGACGACGCAGTCGTTCTCACTGGTGGACAATACAGCCGCCACGCTCACAGGACCTGGATCTACAACGTTCATCACAACTCGTGGCGACCGTCTTTCAGTGATAACGTTCCAAGGCACAACTGCCTGTCAGCAAAGCAAAACTACACAATGATTAGTCTCTGTAAAGAAATTGTGATGATCTACTGCCTGAATGGTCAAGCATGGCTATTTGAGATTGGTAGCTATTCTTGGAGACAAGTACAGTTTGTTGAAGATTCCTTAGAGCCTTTACCTCGACGGTCACATTCTGCTGTCGCCGTTAGGGATTCCTCCGGAAGGTGCAAATGTCAAGAATCAATGTTGGTGTTTGGGGGAATTGTCAgtactacttcgaattcaaaAGAAAAAACCATTTTAGGAGATCTTTGGGAGTTGCAATGTGTTGAAGAGGGAGTCTTATATCGTTGGACAGAACGCGTCGCAAACAAGGGTCAAACAAAGTGTGAAACGTGGCCTCAACCCAGATACGATCACCTGGCCATATCAGCATTTGAGAACACCATGATGTATATCTACGGTGGCGAAAACGACGACTCGAGCCAAGGAGAAAGTCTTCGCAATCTTTTAGCTTACAACGTGACTTCCAATTTCTGGAACGAGATCTCGTCTTCTCTTCAGGATCAGTACAAAATCCATTCAGGACTTACAGGTGTATTTGTCGACAATCCAGAAGCGATGTTGGTGTTCTGTTGTCAACAGCCAATTATTGCATACAATCTAATACAAGAATATTGGTTTGAAATTCTACAGATTACTTTCAACGAGAAACTGCCCCATATATTATCACCTGCCGTTGCGGTTTTTGGGTCGGCAATCGCTATCTTTGGGGGACGGGCGGGTTCTCTAGCCATGCCAACTGACGACGTCTGGTACCTCAGATTGATCTCCAACCGGACTGCTTGTTGGTTTCTTATGACAAAACCCGTGTTAACTCCTTTGTGGGGAAGAAAGAATATTGTCGCGGATATTGCTTCTAATGGTGAACTAATTGCTGCGTTTGGGGGTGTTACTGGTGGACATTTCAGCACTTTCTTAGGATTAAACGACATGTGGGTTTTAAATGTTACAACGATGAGATGGTCTTCTTGTTTTCAGTTTCCGACAAAAATGGCACCCGTTGGCGCCAAGGGAGTTGTCCTTTCTGAATCGATCTTTATTGTCTTCGGCGGATGTTACTACACTTGTTGGTGCTCGACTTTCGGTAATACCACTAAAATACCGGAATGCAGCAATACCACTTTTGCTTATTTTCTAAAATTTGATGAATGGCGGTCTTATAAACCCGAAAATGCGACGGTGGCGCCCATAGGACGAAGGTATCACACTCTGGTGAAGAGAAATGAATTAGAGATGATTCTATTTGGGGGTACAATATATGGACACGGCTACAGACGTTTTTCTCTTGCAGATTTGTGGAGGCTTAACGTCAACTCGAATGGAACACTCTTCACCTGGACCGCCGTCCGACCTCTTTGGAGATCGGGTGGTTTACCGTTGCCCGTTTTCGGTCACGCCGCAACGGTCTTCGACTCTAGAATGTTTGTTTATGGCGGATCAGTTAATCGCACagaccacaacaacaaaatagcaTGTAACAGAACGTTCTGGGAGTACAAATTTGGAGATAACATTTGGAAAGACGTGACGGTCGTCGGTGTACGAACGCCAGGAAACCGCTGCTATCACTTCATGGCGACTTACGGACGACACATCATTCTAACAGCCGGCTGCTCATCGGTGACCGCCGCATCCAAGATCGAGACCAATGCCGGTGAGTACGTATTTCCACGAGGCGACGGAGGTTACTGCGAGTTCGTGACGGAAGATATGAAAGGAGTGTGGGCATTTAGTGTCGATAATGGAAAATGGATGAAGCTATCAGATCAGACGTTGCCCCGAAATCAAGAACTCTACCCGTCGTTTATCATTAGAAAAGGCACTCTGATAGCATTGGGAGGCAGTGTGAAAAAAAATCCTGGATTAGAAAATATTCCTCCAGCAGGTGGGTTTTCTTTTATGAGATTGGGTTGTCCCAAAGGGCATTTCAGTAGGGACTTTCCCTCGTCACCATGCCAGGCGTGTTCCATCGGAACATTCTCTGAAATTTCTTCTTCGCCAAATTGCACCCCCTGTCCGTTGGGGTTGACGACCGATAGCGTCGGCAAGAGGGAAATATCGGAATGCAGCGTCTGCGTGGATCATCACTGCGGGTACGGATCGTGCCGGGGTGTCTTGCCTGGACCGCAAGCGTACTGCGAATGCAATTTTGGCTTTACAAAAAATGACAAAGGACAGTGCGCCATGGCCACGTACTATATTGCGGGTTCAAGTGCAATTGCTGGTGTCGCTGTGATTCTGTTGATGGTTGTGGCTGTGGTGAGACTGTGTTCTGCTCAAAGAGAACAGAAACGAAATATCGAGCGCAAAGAACAAGAACTCGATGATCTCACAAACGCTTGGGTCGTCGACCCTTTTGAGCTTGTCATGCACGATCGTATAGACCAAGACTCTCCCGGAGGGTTTGGCGAGGTGTACCGAGCAGAATACAGAGAAATGACGGTCGCTGTTAAGCGATTGCAAGAACTACAGAGAATCGAGAGAAATGAGTTGGAATTCGAGAGAGAAATCGAGGTGATGAGATCCATCAGGCATCGAAACATCGTCATGTTCATAGGGAGAGGCACATTTCGCGACGACGGAAGTCAATTTCTTGTCATCGAGTACATGCCGAGAGGATCCCTTCATTCCATGTTAAGAAATTTCGATTACATCATCGAGACAACGTCGAAACTGTCGTTTGCACTCGACGTGGCGAGAGGCATGGAGTTTCTCCACAATCTGAAACCGCCGAGAATCCATCGGGACTTGAAGAGTGGAAATTGTTTGGTGAGCAACAGATATGTGGTGAAGGTGGCAGATTTTGGGAGTGCGCGCTTAGTCAAGACTGAAAGATGTCTTCAGACTGCTGTACGAGGGTGCGGTCCTCTTTCCTTATCTCAACCTCTACTGGAACCAGAGTACGAACTTACTACTGCCATAGGAACTCGCCAGTGGACTGCTCCCGAAGTTTTCCGCGGTGACGACTATGGCACGCCAGTAGATGTCTACAG TTTTGGAATTGTATTGTGGGAAATATGGTCGAGAAAAGTCCCGTATAATGAAGACAGCGTCGTTTCGATTATCGATTTTAAAGATTCTGTGATTGCCGGCAGGCGACCGATTATTAATAAAGTCTGGCCGAAAGGGCAGATCTCTTTGATGAAACAATGCTGGGAGGCTGAACCGACAGCTCGGCCCACCTTCTCTGAGGTGGTTTCGATTCTTGAATCTGAGAAAGATTTGTGTGTATACTGA